Genomic window (Fluviispira vulneris):
TTTTTTTATTCGAATAAAACTCCAAATCGGTTTGCGTAATATAAGCAATATTTACTGTATTTCTTGAAGTAATTCTATGAGCTACCGTATATTTATTTTCACTTAGTAATCTATTTGCTCTGATACCGTTTTCTATTACTAATTCAGCCTTTTCAATTGAAGTCGGAGAATAGGAATTTTTTACTATGTGAAGTGCATTATTGATTTTTATTAATATTTCTTTTTGAAGAGAAATATTTTTTCTATTATTTTCAGAACCTTGGATTACTAAAAATGTAGGTTATTTCGATCCATGTTTTTTTATAATTCGAAATATTTACGTTGAATTTTCTAGTTATGATATGGAGAAAATTAAAAAGTCTTTAGATAAAAATGATAAAAATTTAAATTTAGATTCAATATTAAAAGAAATAGAGAATGAGCCTGATTTCAATAAAACGAGTTAAGAAGATTTTAAAAACAAATTAAGAATGAATAATAGAAAATAATTTTTAAAATGTATCTTCAATGGGAGCAATCGCAATTTTTTTGGGATTTAATCGTATTAAAACTTTTAATTGGATTCTCTCTTGGGCTGAATGAGAGTTGAACAATTTTCTATAAGTTGCAACTATCATTTGTACAGTATAAGTCGGTGCTATGCATCATAAATTTCTAAATATATTGCACATAAAAGAAGCTCTTTGGGTTAATCTTGAGTGCTAAGATTATTAAATGTGTTTAAACTAGTAAATTCTTTTGATGGTTGCGTCTTGCGATTTGTTCTAAATGTTAAGTTGAGTTAGAAAATTTTGTAATTGAAATTTTGTAAATTATTATATTTCATAAATTTTGCTTTAAATTCTCTTAATTTCATTTTGCTTTATTTTTTATCATATTTTTGATAAATACAAAATTTTATTTTAACAATTTATTTTTAAAAATTAATTCTCTTTTTATCGGATATATTAAGTCAATCTGTCAAGTAAATATTTTTTTTTCAAAAGGAGATCATGTTTACAATATTCATAATTTTTGATCAAAATATGTGCATTTTTAATTGTTTTTAAATAGAAAAAAAATCTATCTATTATATTTTTAATTATAACTTAAATATTGGTAATCTATTGAAAAATAAAGATAAAAATGCAATTCATATTCTTGACAAAATGTATTTTTAATATAACTTTCAAATGTCAACTAAATAGTTTTTTTGGTATTTATTTCCAATCATTTTTCAAAAGCTCTTAAAAATCTAAAATAAATAGGTAAATAATGTCATCGCAATTTCTTCTTCTAATAGTTAGTGGTTCAGCTCTGTTTTGTTATGCAATTGAACGTCGTGTTGCTTGGATCGCGCACGTGAGTAGTGTCGGTTTATTAATTTTTTTAGCTATGCTCTTAAGTCAATTAGGTTTAGTACCATCTCATTCAGAGTTGTATGATTTATTTCAAGGGCCTTTTGTACTTACAGCAATTATATTGCTGATTCTTGATTTTAGAATTCAAGATATACTTAAGGTGCCAATTAAAATTATAGCTGTGTATGTCTTTGGGGCATTTGGAAGTATTTTAGGAGGTCTGATTGCGGGAGCAGTTGCAGCAAATAGTTTAGGAATAGATGCATATAAAATAGCTGCGCAGCTTACAGCAAGTTATATTGGTGGTGTCGAAAATGCGGCTGCCATGCAAAAGTTACTCGAAATTCCAAATACCTACTTTATAGCAGTTTTAACTGTTGACATTGTTGTGACCTGTCTTTGGCTGCAGCTAGTAATATGGTATGGTAACGATAAAGGCGAAGAAATAAAAATTTCTGAAGAGGAGGGGACTCCACTTGAAGGAGTTAGAGTAAGTATTGTTAGTATTTTAACTTGTTTATTTGTTTCTTTAGGTATTTTAATTCTTTCTAGTTTCCTAGCAAAAAATATTGGTTTTATGCATAAAATTTTATGGTTGAGTATTCTTGCTTTGTGTGCAGGACAAATTCCATTTTTAAGAGCTCAATTTAAATCTGCATATGTGCTTGGAGCAGTCTTATTTGCTGGATTCTTTTTCAGTGTGGGTGCTTCAACTGATTTTAAAGCTATACTTCAACTTCCTAAAGTTTTAATTCTTATGCCTTTTATTGTTATTTTCACGCATGGTCTTTTTATAATTATTTCAGCTTATATTTTTAAACTGAATAAAATCGTTTATTCAGTAACTTCACAATCGCTTATTGGTGGACCAGGATCAGCTGTAGCTGTTGCGCAAGTGAGAAAATGGAAGAGCGGAGTTGCAATAGCTATTATTCTTGGTATTTTAGGTTATTCTATCGCCAATTTTTTTGGAAAGTTTGTATTCAATTTTCTTCAATTTATTTCACCTCTGTAAGGAAAAATATGATAAAGCAATTTTATGAAACACCAATAGAATTCGTTTATAAAACT
Coding sequences:
- a CDS encoding DUF819 family protein encodes the protein MSSQFLLLIVSGSALFCYAIERRVAWIAHVSSVGLLIFLAMLLSQLGLVPSHSELYDLFQGPFVLTAIILLILDFRIQDILKVPIKIIAVYVFGAFGSILGGLIAGAVAANSLGIDAYKIAAQLTASYIGGVENAAAMQKLLEIPNTYFIAVLTVDIVVTCLWLQLVIWYGNDKGEEIKISEEEGTPLEGVRVSIVSILTCLFVSLGILILSSFLAKNIGFMHKILWLSILALCAGQIPFLRAQFKSAYVLGAVLFAGFFFSVGASTDFKAILQLPKVLILMPFIVIFTHGLFIIISAYIFKLNKIVYSVTSQSLIGGPGSAVAVAQVRKWKSGVAIAIILGILGYSIANFFGKFVFNFLQFISPL